The sequence ATCTTCTTCTGGCGCGTCTTCACCGCCGAGGAGCCGATCGTCGACCTGCGGGCCTTCAGCAACATCAACTTCGCCTTCGGTTCGCTGTTTTCCTTCGTCATCGGCATCGGCCTCTATGGCCTGACCTATCTCTATCCGGTCTTCCTCGGCCGCATCCGTGGCTACGATTCGATGATGATCGGCGAAGCGCTGTTCGTCAGCGGCCTGGCCATGTTCATCACCGCGCCGATCTCCGGCATCCTGTCGAGCAAGATGGATTTGCGGCTGATGATGATGATCGGCTTCTTCGGCTTCGCCACCGGCACCTGGTGGATGACGCATCTGACCGCCGACTGGGATTTCTATGAGCTGCTCATCCCGCAGATCCTGCGCGGCTGTTCGATGATGCTGTGCATGGTGCCGATCAACAACATCGCGCTCGGCACCTTGCCGCCCGACCGGTTGAAGAACGCGTCCGGCCTGTTCAACCTCACCCGCAACCTCGGCGGTGCCGTCGGCCTTGCCCTCATCAACACTGTGCTGATCGACCGCAACGCCTTCCACTATGCAAGGCTCGCCGAGCATGTGCAGTGGGGCAGTGCGGCCGCGCAGACCAAGCTGCAGAACATGACGCTCAATTTCGAGCAGGTCACGGGCCTCGATGCCACCAGTGCCGCGATCTCCAAACTGTCGGGCATGGTCCAGCAGCAGGCGGCGCTGCTGTCCTTCATGGACGTGTTCTACATGCTGACGGTGCTGTTCGCGACGCTCGGCCTGTTCACCATGCTGATCAACAAGCCGGCCGCACCTGGTGGCGGAGGCGGCGGCGGGCACTGACAGAAGAACCACACGCGGCGGTTTCGGGAAGCTCCTCCAGTCCACGCCCGAAAAGCTCTGACCGCACAAAAAAACTCCGGGCCGCAACGCCCGGAGTTTTTTGCATTTATAGCTGGTTCAGGCCGCGGCGGGCTTGAAGTTCAGCGCCACGCCGTTGATGCAGTGGCGCAGGCCGGTCGGCGCCGGTCCGTCGTCGAAGACATGGCCGAGATGGCCGCCGCAGCGGCGGCAATGCACCTCGGTGCGCGTCATGCCAAGCGACCTGTCCTCGGTCTTGCCGATGCCGTTGGCGATCTCCTGCCAGAAGCTCGGCCAGCCGGTGCCGGAATCGAACTTCGTCTCCGAGGGATAGACCGGCAGGTCGCAGCCCGCGCAGGCAAAAATGCCCTTGCGGTGCTCGTTGAGCAGCGGGCTGGTGCCGGGATACTCCGTGCCTTGCTTGCGCAGCACGTCGAAGGCGGCCGGCGACAGGATGGCTTTCCACTCGTCGTCCGTCTTGGTGATCTCGAATTTCTCGGCGGCCTGTGCCACCTGCGGACTGCCCATGCGCAGCATGGTTGCCGCGGCCCCGACGACGCCGATGGCGGCGGCACCGCTCAAAAGAAAGTCGCGACGGTTCATGACCAGTTCCTCCGGTTGTTCTTTTTGCCAAACTATACCGCCACGCAGACGTCAAAAGCCAGTGACGGTGGTCCTCAACGACACTCCGCGCCGGTCCACGGTAGACCGTGGGCGGCGCGGAGCACGCGTGTCGTCTGCAGGTCGCGGGAGCGAGATCATGCAACCGACCGAGGGCTCTTGCTGCAGGTTCGTCGCTGCAAGCCCTTTGTTACATTCCAGGGCCGATCACATCTTCGGGAGCAAAACCTTGTCGATGACGTGGATGACGCCGTTGGACTGCTCGACATCGGCGATCGTCACATTGGCGACGTTTCCGTTCTCGTCGGTGACGGTGACCTTGCCGCCCTCGGCCTTCAGCGACAGCTCGCAGCCGCCGACCGTCTTGACCTTGTGCGTGCCGCCGTCAGCCTTGGCCATCGAGGCGACATCAGCCGCCATCGCCTTGGCGCCGATGACATGGCAGGCCAGGATCTTGGTGAGCTTGTCCTTGTTCTCAGGCTTGAGCAGCGTGTCGACCGTGCCGGCCGGCAGCGCGGCGAAGGCCTCGTTGGTCGGCGCGAAAACGGTGAACGGGCCGGCGCCCTGTAGGGTCTCGACCAGGCCGGCCGCCTTGACGGCGGCGACCAGCGTCGTGTGGTCCTTCGAATTGACGGCGTTCTCGACGATGTTCTTCTGGGCATACATGGCGGCGCCGCCGACCATCGGGTCTTCGGCATAGGCAGCGGTGGCAAGCGCGGAAACGGCGATCGTACCGGCGAGCAAAAGGGTGGCGATTCTACGCATGATGTTCAAACTCCTCGGGTTTCTCTTCCCATCTTTGGGGACGCGAGGAGATACGGAACACAAATGCGGGAGTTTCAGACTATTTTTGGATTTTTATTTTATTCGTCCGGGCGAAGAGATTTATCCGGCGTAACGGTTTGCCGGCTCACGCGGTTATTTAGACATGGGTGACATAAGATAGATTTGGATTATTCTGGCGACGGATTCGCGGTGAGGAGAATCCGATCAGATGCCCTTCAGATCGCCCGCGGCAACCACCGGCCCGGTCGGCTGTCCGGTCGGCGAACCGCCTGAAGGCTCCAGGCTGACAGCCAGCACCGCGCCCTGCGCCAGCTTCTGCTGCGTGGCGGGCGAGACCCCGATATGCGCGGTCGCGCCGGCCGGGATGACGCCCATCGAGACCGGCGCGTTCTTGCCCTCGATCATCCAAAGTTCGAAGTCCTTGCCGGAAGCGAGCGTGCCGGAAACGTGTGAAAGGCTGACCTCATGCCGCTCGGAATCATAGACGGCGAGATATTTTACGTCGCTGCCGTCGGCGGCCAGCGAGGCGACAAGCCGCGCCTGCGGCTGTTCGGCCGGCCGATTGACATAGGGCACGACGACATAGAGAGCCAGGGCAGCAACAGCCGCGACGGCAAGGCCGCGCCAGAAGGCGAGGCTGGACCACAGGCCGGCGCTTGGTGCGGCAGAGGTTTGAGCCGTGCTCGAAAACAGGCGGCGGTCGATCGCCACCTTCACCGAAGGCGGCGGCTCGACCTCCGCATAGGCAACGGCCAGCGGCGAGAGGTGCACTTCCCAGCCATCGACGAGCCGCGCGAAATCGGTCTCGGTGTCGATGCGCCTGGATGCGATCTGCCGCTCTTCCACCGGCAGAACGCCGAGAACGTATTCGGCGGCGAACAGGTCGTCGCCTCCACGTTCCGGTCCATTGTCCTCTGCCAGTGTCATCTTTCCAGACATTCTCTAAGTTTCATCAGGCTGCGGCGCAGCCAGGTACGCATCGTGTTCAGCGGCACGCCGTGGCGCTCCGCCAGCTCGGCATAACTTTCGCCCTTGAGATAAGCGCCCCGGACGGCCGCCGCCCGGTCCTTCTCCAGCTCTTCGAGACAATGATGGATGCGCTCGGATTCGTCGCCCGCCACCACCATCGCTTCAGGTCCCGGTGCCGGATCGGCCACGTCGAGTGCGGCATCGATATCGGCGGCAGGTTTGCGCCGCGCCCTGACGCGATCGATCGCGTGGTTGCGTGCGATTGCCACCAGCCAGGAGATCGGGCTCAGATCGGAGACAGCAAAACGATCCGCCTTCGTCCATATCTTGACGAAGACTTCCTGCAGCGCTTCTTCAGCATCTCCCCGGTCGTTCAATACACGAAGGCATACGCCGAAAAGTTTCGCGCTGGTCTGCCGGTAGAGCAGATCGAACGCTGCCCGATCCTTCATCGAAGTCCGGACAATCAGCTTGGTGATGTCCTGCGGCGTCATGCGGGTCAAATTAGGCGATTACGCTGTATTTGCAACGCTGGAAATATTCCATGCACCTAAAGTTCCGGCCTCAGGCCGCAGGCTTCGATTGCCAAGGGAATCGCCGCTGGCTAGCTTGGCCGGAGTGGGGGAGCGCGCCATGTCGGTCGAACGGATCCTGTGGGAACAAGACGCAACCGGCCTCGCCGGGCTGGTGCGCAAGGGCGAGGTCTCGCCTGTCGAATTGACCGAAGCGGCGATCGCGCGCGCCGAGGCCACAAGGCCCGAAATAAACGCCACGGCCGAGCCGCTCTATGAGGCTGCGCGTGCGCGGGCGAAGACGATCGACCGCTCGCTGCCGCTGGCCGGCGTGCCCTTTGCCATCAAGGACCTCGGCATCGCCATCAAGGGCGTGCCGTCGCATGGCGGCAGCCGCATTCCGGCCTTAGTGCCCGATGTCAATTCGGTGATGACCGAGCGCTACCTCGCCGCCGGGCTGATCCCGATCGTCACTTCGACATCGCCGGAACACGGGCTGCGGCTGATGACCGAATCCAAGGCCTTCGGCATCACCCGCAATCCTTGGAACACCGGCCACACCAGCGGCGGCTCGTCGGGGGGTCGGCGGCACTGGTCGCCGCCGGCGTGGTGCCGGTGGCGCATGCCTCGGATGGCGGCGGCTCCATCCGCGTGCCTTCCGCCTGCACGGGCCTGGTCGGCCTCAAGACCTCGCGCGGCCGTATCCCGCTGACGCCGCTGGTCAGCGAAAGCTGGTACGGCATGGTGGTCGACCATGCCGTCACCCGCTCGGTGCGCGATTGCGCGCTGCTGCTCGACCTCACCCACGGCCCTGACGCCTTGTCGCCCTATGCGGCCCTGCCGCCGAAGGGCACGTTCGCTGCTGCCGCCGCGCGCGATCCCGACAAGCTTAGGCTCGCCGCCTACCGCAAGTCGCCGCTTGGCCTGCCGATCTCGGCTGAAACAATGAAAGCGCTGGACACGGCGGTGGCGCTTGCGCGTGAGGGCGGTCACACCGTCGAGGACATCGACCTGCCCTTCATCGGCCGCGATTTCATGGCCGACTTCTGCAGGACGGTTGCTTCCGCCGTTGCCGGCACGCTGCGGGCGGAAGCGCTGCGCGTCGGCCGTTCCGTTACTGGCGACGTCGAGCGCGCCACGCGGGTGCTCGGCAGACTGGGTGAAATGCTCTCGGCCGGCGAGATCTATGCCAGCCTGCAGCGGCTGCATGCCGTCTCGCGGCGGATGATCGAAGAGACCGCGCAGTATGATGCGGTGCTGATGCCCATCATTGCACACCCGCCGCTCGCCTGCGGTGCCATGGACCCGAAAGGCGCCGATGAGCTGATCGAAAACCTGCTCGACAAGCTTCATCTCACGCCTTTGCTGAAGCTGAAGCCGCTGTTCGGCCAGCTGATGGACAAGAGCCTTCTGTTCACCCATTGGCCGGCGATCCACAATGTCAGTGGCCAGCCGTCGATCGCGATGCCCGTCTATGTCACCGACGCCGGCCTGCCGCTCGGCATCCAGGCCGCCGGCCGCCCGGGCGACGAGGAGACGCTTTTGTCTTTCGCCGCGCAGATGGAGAAGCTTTCGGGCTGGCTCGGCCGCAGGGCGCCGCTGATGGTGCCTTCGCGATGACGACGTCGTGAGACGTTCGAATATGACAGCAATGCCATTTGCGGCCCGGGCCAATTCCCGCTAAGACGCCGCCGTCCTTTCCAAGTGCATGTCGCCCAAAAGTGCCCAGCGGTTCTGGGACAATGACATGCACAAATCAAAAGCGGGAACCATGCCGATGACGGAGATAACCGCCACCGCCGAAATGCAGGCCGCCCTGCTGTCACGGGCGCTGCCCTACATGCAGCGCTACGAACACAAGACTGTCGTGGTGAAATATGGCGGCCACGCCATGGGCGATATCGAGCTTGGCAAGGCTTTTGCGCGCGACATCGCGCTGTTGAAACAGTCCGGCGTCAACCCGATCGTCGTCCATGGCGGCGGGCCGCAGATCGGCGCCATGCTGGCCAAGATGGGCATCGAATCCAAATTCGAGGGTGGGCTGCGCGTCACCGACCAGAAGACGGTCGAGATCGTCGAAATGGTGCTGGCCGGCTCGATCAACAAGGAGATCGTCGCGCTGATCAACGCCGAGGGCGAATGGGCGATCGGCCTGTGCGGCAAGGACGGCAACATGGTCTTCGCCGAAAAGGCGCGCAAGACCATGATCGACCCGGACTCCAACATCGAGCGCGTGCTCGATCTCGGCTTCGTCGGCGAGCCGGTCGAGGTCGACCGCACGCTGCTCGACCTTCTGGCGCGCTCCGAGATGATCCCGGTGCTGGCTCCGGTGGCGCCCGGCCGCGACGGCCACACCTACAACATCAACGCAGACACGTTCGCCGGCGCCATCGCCGGCGCTTGCCAGGCGACACGTTTGCTGTTCCTCACCGACGTGCCCGGCGTGCTCGACAAGAACAAGAAGCTGATCGACGAGCTGACCGTCGCCGAGGCGAGGGCGCTGATCAAGGACGGCACGGTCTCGGGCGGCATGATCCCCAAGGTCGAGACCTGCATCGAGGCGATCGAGCGCGGCGTCGAAGGCGTCGTCATCCTCAACGGCAAGACGCCGCATGCGGTGCTGCTCGAACTCTTCACCGAACACGGCGCCGGCACGCTGATCGTGCCCTGAGGCAACGCCCTGCGTCGCCCACGGCCGGCCGATCAGGCGGGCTGGGGGATGCGCGCGATGACCTTTATCTCGAAGTCGAAGCCCGCCAGCCAGTTGACGCCCACCGCGGTCCAGTTCGTATAAGGTGGTTCCCGGAACACCTTCAGTCGGACGGCGTCAATTGCCTGCCACTGCGCGGCCGGATCGGTGTGGAACGTGGTGACGTCGACAATGTCGTCGAACGTGCAGCCGGCGGCCTTCAGCACGGCCGCGAGGTTGTCGAAGGCAAGCTGGACCTGCTTCTCGAAAACCGGCTCGGGCGATCCATCCTCGCGGCTGCCGACCTGGCCGGAGACGAACAGAAAGTCTCCCGAACGGATCGCCGCCGAATAGCGGTTGATCTCGTACAGAGCCTGCCGGCCGGCGGGGAAGATTGCATCGCGTTTGGTCATTTTTACTCCATCCAAACAAAGGCAGGCCCGATCTCTCGACGATCGCGGCCTGCGCTCCACTGTTCGAGGTCATTTACATACGCCTCGTATGTCGGATGTGGGTGCATACGTTGCGTATGTCAATGCGCATACGCCGCGTATTTTCGTGAAATGGCCGAGAGCCGGTCAGGTGCCCGGCGAGATGGCGACGGCCGCCTTGCGCGGCGGACGTGGTGCAACGATCATCGATTCCTCCTCCGCGTCCTGTGGCGCGCCCCAGAATTCGGCAAGCGTCGGGCCGTCCTTCACCCTGCCGTCGCGGGCCAGAAAGCCCCAGACCTCGCGGAACCAGACCCGGCGGCCCATTTTCGTGTACCAGCGCATCGAATGCCGCTGCTCGGGGTCGGGGTGGAACACGATGCGTGCCAGCGCCTTCGGCCGCGACTGTACGGCGAGTTCTATCAGCTTGACGCTGAAGAACAGCATCCATGGCTTCAGCCGGGTCATGTGCAGCACCTGGTGTTTGTAGTCCCACAGGCGGGCATCCCTCTGGATGACCTTGCGGTCGCGCGCGATGCGGAAGAACGGCGTCCAGCGATGCGGTGTCACGTAAAGCGCCTGGATCTGGTCGGGGTCGTAGGCGATCAGCTGACGAAAGCCGCGCCACAGGTCGCGAAACCCCTCATCCTCGAAGCCGGCCACCCAGGTCGCCATCGACAATATGCCGTGCTTTCGCAACAGCCTGATCGCTTCGCGGTCGGATGAGGTGCTGCCGCCCTTGCGGATCAATTGCAGCGTCTGCTCGTCGGTGTTTTCCATGCCGAGCAGCCAGCGGATGACACCGGCCTTGCGGTAGAGGTGCAGGATGTCGGCGTCGCGCACGATGTCGTCGGCGCGGGTCGAACCGACGATCAGCACCGGCACGTTCTCGGCGATCAGCGCATCGAGAAAGGCGCGCCACGCCTTCTTCGAAACCGTCGGATTCTCGTCAGCGAGGTTGATCAGTTCGACGCCGTGTTTACGGTGCAGCCAGGCGATTTCCTGCGCGAACTTTTTGGGATCGCGATGCCGCCAGCGGGTCCAGAAGCCACGCTGGCCGCAATAGTTGCACAGATGCGGGCAGCCGCGTGAAAACTGCATGACCACGGCGCGCTTACCGCCCCAATAGCTGTAACGGCTGTGGTCGATCAGCTCCCAGCCGACGCGGTAGGCGTCGAGCTCGGCGATCGTCATGGCCGCCTGCGTGGCGAAGGGCCGGCGCAGATCGTCGCGAAAGGCGATGCCGGCGACGCTCGCCGGTGGCTGGTGCATTTCCAGCGCCTCGACCAGCGCCACCACGGTCGCCTCGCCCTCGCCGCGCACGATGAAGTCGAAGACATCGGTCGCCGCCAATATGTCGCGCCAGTGATAGGTCGGGAAAACGCCGCCATAGATGATGATCGTCGCCGGCTCGCGCTGCTTGATCATGCCTGCGATCAGCAGGGCGGTCGGGTGCGCCGAGGTCGAGCCGGAATGGCCGATCAGGACGAAGTCCGGGAAGTCATGCAGAGCGTCGCGCACCACCGTGCCGAGCGGCATCGGCCCAAATTCGGCATCGACCAGCCGCACCTGATGGCCGGCATCGATCAGCGGGCCGCCGATCGCCAGCAGACCAAGCGGCGGCAGGTGATCGTCCGGCACCCGGCTGCCGATGGCGGTGTGCGGCGGATTGATCAGGACGATTTTCATGGCGGACCTCATGGGGAGATGGTCCGCATATGCTGGTTGGCGATATAGCCGCCCGATTGGCCCGGTTCAGCAGTTTGCGTGCAGCTTTTCCGCAGGAATGAGGAAGGCTGGCACCATCATCGCCTGAGATGCGCGAGGGGCACGTGGCCGGGCCCCTTGATGTTCTGCAGCACAAGCTGCGTGTGGACGTCGCGCACGCCGTCGAGCCGCATCAGCCGGTGCATGACAAAGGCGTTGAGCTCGTCGACCGACGGCACCATGACATGCAGCAGGAAATCGTGATCGCCCGTCATCGTCCAGCACGCCGACACCTCGTCCATGCGCTGCATGGCGGCAATGAACTTTTCCGGCGAGCCGTCGCTGTGGCTGACCAGGCGCACCTGGATGAAGACCTCGACCATCAGGCCGACCGCGCGGCGGCTGATCACCGCGGCAAAGCCCTTGATGATGCCGGCGTCCTGCAGCGCCTCGAAGCGCCGCGCGCATGGTGTCGTCGACAGGCCGATCTCCTGCGCCAGTTCGGAGACGGGCTTGCGGCCGTCGCGCTGCAGGACATCGAGCATCTTGATCTCGAAATCATCGAATTGAGGCATTTTCACTCCTCCGGCGCGGATTGTGAGTGAATATTATCCCGAATATCGCTGATGAGCCATCATCAAAACCAAATTGCCTCGGCAAATCCGGTTACCCTCACAGCACCGATTTGCGAGGAGAAAAACCATGACGACGATGAGTGTTGCCGAATATGCCCGCGACTGCGCGGCGCAGGGGTTGCGCGGCGACTATTCGGTCTGCCGTGCCGATTTCACCGTGGCGCAGGGCTATGACTACAGCGTCGAGGAACAGGCGGTGTGGCGCACTCTGTGCGACCGCCAGACCAAGCTGACGCGCAAGCTCGCCCACCACTCCTATCTCGACGGCGTCGAAAAACTCGGCCTGCTCGACCGCATCCCCGATTTCGAGGATGTCAGCGCCAAGCTGCGCAAGCTGACCGGCTGGGAGATCGTCGCCGTGCCGGGTCTTATTCCGGCCGCCCCCTTCTTCGACCACCTCGCCAACCGCCGCTTCCCGGTCACCAACTGGCTGCGCACCAGGCAGGAACTCGACTACATCGTCGAGCCGGACATGTTCCACGATTTCTTCGGCCATGTGCCGGTGCTGTCGCAGCCGGTCTTCGCCGACTTCATGCAGATGTATGGCAAGAAGGCCGGCGACATCATCGCTCTCGGCGGTGACGAGATGATCACCCGGCTCTACTGGTACACGGCAGAGTACGGCCTTATGCAGGAGGCTGGCCAACCGCTGAAGGCCTTTGGCGCCGGCCTGATGTCGTCCTTTACCGAACTGCAGTTCGCTGTCGACAGCAAGAATGCGCACCATGTGCCCTTCGACTTGGAAATGGTGATGCGCACCGGCTACGAGATCGACAAGTTCCAGCGCGCCTATTTCGTGCTGCCGTCCTTCGACGCCTTGCGCGATGCCTTCCAGACTGCCGATTTCGAGGCGATCGTCGCACGCCGCAAGGGCCAGCCGGCGCTCGACCCGGCGACGGTCTAGCAATCCGACTCCAGTGTTTAAAGCGCGTCGCATGAATCCGTTTCGACGCGACGCGCTTAGAGACTTGATCCCGCCGGGCTATTGCATGGCGGCGGGGTTCATCCACAGGAATTCCCAGACGTTGCCGTCGGGGTCTTCGATGTGGCGGTTGAACATGAAACCGAGATCCTGCGCTGGGTTGGGATCGGCGCGGCCGCCTGCCGCCACGCCCTTCTCGATTACGGCATTGACCTCGTCCTTGCTGTCGGCGGTGAGCGCGATCAGCATCTGGCTGTCACGCTTGGGGTCGCCGATCTGCCGCGCTGTGAACTGGCTGTAATGCTGGTATGTCAGCAACATGACCCCGATCGAGTCGGAGAACATGATCGAACTGGCCTGGTCGTTCGAGAACTGCGGATTCAGCGTGCCGCCGATCGCGAGATAGAAGTTGGTCGCTGCCTGCAGATCGCGCACCGGTAGATTGACGAAAATCATTTTGCTCATCGGTTTAAGCCCTGCTTTCGTTGACGGGTACTAGTCAGTCTAGTACTGTTGTCATGACTATCATGCGGGAACGGTACCGTCTAGTACTGGTCAGGAGGATTCCATGGAAATCGACGGTGAGACCAGATCAGCACGCAAGGATCGTGAGATCATCCAGGCGGCCACGGCGGCGTTCATCGGCAAGGGCTATGATGGAACCAGCATGGAGGAAATCGCCACCAAAGCGGGGGCTTCCAAGCAGACCGTCTACAAGCATTTCACCGACAAGGAGACCCTGTTCTGCGAAGTCGTTCTGTCAACCGCTGGCCAGGTCAACGACATCATCGAGTCCGTGACGACGCTGCTTTCCGAGGCGAAATTCATGGAAGGCGGCCTGCAGCAGCTTGCCCGACGTCTGATAGCGGTTCTCATGGATGAAGAGCTGTTGAAGCTGCGGCGCCTGATTATCGCCAATGCGGATCGAATGCCGCAGCTTGGCCGCAGTTGGTACGAAAAAGGTTTTGAGCGCATGCTTGCCTCGACGGCGGCTTGCTTTCAAAAGCTCACCAATCGAGGACTGATACAAACCAGCGACCCCTATCTGGCGGCCAGCCATCTTTTTGGAATGCTTCTTTGGATCCCGATGAATGAAGCTATGTTCACGGGAAGCAACCGGCGCTCCAAGGCAGAACTTGAACGGCACGCGGATGCCTCGGTGGCGGCGTTTCTTGTCGCCTATGGGGTCCAGCCGAAATAGTCCCGTTCCCTGCCGACATCTGCGGCAAGGCCGCGAACACATCGCGCCCCTATCGCCCGGGGCTGTCCGACCCCTCGGCCTTCAGCCGCGCAAGCTGAGCGCGCTGCAAGTCGAGCGCGGCATTGACGAAGCGCGATATTGTCGCGAACTCGGCGTCGCTGAAGGTGGCGATCACCTTTTCACCCTCCCGCGCAATGGCGCCGTAATAGCGCGCCGACAGCTCCCGCGTCGCCTCGGTCGCTTCGATCACCACTTTGCGCCGGTCCTCGAGACTGCGCGTGCGCGTCAGCAGGCCGCGCGCCTCCAGCCGGTCGATCAGCGCCGTCACCGCCGCCGGCGTCAGCCCGGTCGCGGTGGCGACCGCACCGGCCGATTGCGGGCCGCCATAGAGCAGCCCGATGCAATGGCGCTCGGCCATGTTCAGTCCGAGCCGCATCCCCACCGCTTCGTCATAGGCCTGGGTCGCGTCCTGCCACTGCATGATGGCAAGGCCGATGGCCCTTGTCAGGTCGTCACGATTCTCGCTTGACGAATTTATTTCGATCATCTAACTATCAATCTGCCTAACATTTAGATCATTACAGCAATATGCGGCCGCAGCTTGGACAAGGCAAGGGCCGGG is a genomic window of Mesorhizobium huakuii containing:
- the phhA gene encoding phenylalanine 4-monooxygenase — protein: MTTMSVAEYARDCAAQGLRGDYSVCRADFTVAQGYDYSVEEQAVWRTLCDRQTKLTRKLAHHSYLDGVEKLGLLDRIPDFEDVSAKLRKLTGWEIVAVPGLIPAAPFFDHLANRRFPVTNWLRTRQELDYIVEPDMFHDFFGHVPVLSQPVFADFMQMYGKKAGDIIALGGDEMITRLYWYTAEYGLMQEAGQPLKAFGAGLMSSFTELQFAVDSKNAHHVPFDLEMVMRTGYEIDKFQRAYFVLPSFDALRDAFQTADFEAIVARRKGQPALDPATV
- the argB gene encoding acetylglutamate kinase: MTEITATAEMQAALLSRALPYMQRYEHKTVVVKYGGHAMGDIELGKAFARDIALLKQSGVNPIVVHGGGPQIGAMLAKMGIESKFEGGLRVTDQKTVEIVEMVLAGSINKEIVALINAEGEWAIGLCGKDGNMVFAEKARKTMIDPDSNIERVLDLGFVGEPVEVDRTLLDLLARSEMIPVLAPVAPGRDGHTYNINADTFAGAIAGACQATRLLFLTDVPGVLDKNKKLIDELTVAEARALIKDGTVSGGMIPKVETCIEAIERGVEGVVILNGKTPHAVLLELFTEHGAGTLIVP
- a CDS encoding MarR family winged helix-turn-helix transcriptional regulator, with amino-acid sequence MIEINSSSENRDDLTRAIGLAIMQWQDATQAYDEAVGMRLGLNMAERHCIGLLYGGPQSAGAVATATGLTPAAVTALIDRLEARGLLTRTRSLEDRRKVVIEATEATRELSARYYGAIAREGEKVIATFSDAEFATISRFVNAALDLQRAQLARLKAEGSDSPGR
- a CDS encoding RidA family protein; the protein is MTKRDAIFPAGRQALYEINRYSAAIRSGDFLFVSGQVGSREDGSPEPVFEKQVQLAFDNLAAVLKAAGCTFDDIVDVTTFHTDPAAQWQAIDAVRLKVFREPPYTNWTAVGVNWLAGFDFEIKVIARIPQPA
- a CDS encoding TetR/AcrR family transcriptional regulator, producing the protein MEIDGETRSARKDREIIQAATAAFIGKGYDGTSMEEIATKAGASKQTVYKHFTDKETLFCEVVLSTAGQVNDIIESVTTLLSEAKFMEGGLQQLARRLIAVLMDEELLKLRRLIIANADRMPQLGRSWYEKGFERMLASTAACFQKLTNRGLIQTSDPYLAASHLFGMLLWIPMNEAMFTGSNRRSKAELERHADASVAAFLVAYGVQPK
- the bchE gene encoding magnesium-protoporphyrin IX monomethyl ester anaerobic oxidative cyclase, which codes for MKIVLINPPHTAIGSRVPDDHLPPLGLLAIGGPLIDAGHQVRLVDAEFGPMPLGTVVRDALHDFPDFVLIGHSGSTSAHPTALLIAGMIKQREPATIIIYGGVFPTYHWRDILAATDVFDFIVRGEGEATVVALVEALEMHQPPASVAGIAFRDDLRRPFATQAAMTIAELDAYRVGWELIDHSRYSYWGGKRAVVMQFSRGCPHLCNYCGQRGFWTRWRHRDPKKFAQEIAWLHRKHGVELINLADENPTVSKKAWRAFLDALIAENVPVLIVGSTRADDIVRDADILHLYRKAGVIRWLLGMENTDEQTLQLIRKGGSTSSDREAIRLLRKHGILSMATWVAGFEDEGFRDLWRGFRQLIAYDPDQIQALYVTPHRWTPFFRIARDRKVIQRDARLWDYKHQVLHMTRLKPWMLFFSVKLIELAVQSRPKALARIVFHPDPEQRHSMRWYTKMGRRVWFREVWGFLARDGRVKDGPTLAEFWGAPQDAEEESMIVAPRPPRKAAVAISPGT
- a CDS encoding Lrp/AsnC family transcriptional regulator, which gives rise to MPQFDDFEIKMLDVLQRDGRKPVSELAQEIGLSTTPCARRFEALQDAGIIKGFAAVISRRAVGLMVEVFIQVRLVSHSDGSPEKFIAAMQRMDEVSACWTMTGDHDFLLHVMVPSVDELNAFVMHRLMRLDGVRDVHTQLVLQNIKGPGHVPLAHLRR
- a CDS encoding sigma-70 family RNA polymerase sigma factor → MTPQDITKLIVRTSMKDRAAFDLLYRQTSAKLFGVCLRVLNDRGDAEEALQEVFVKIWTKADRFAVSDLSPISWLVAIARNHAIDRVRARRKPAADIDAALDVADPAPGPEAMVVAGDESERIHHCLEELEKDRAAAVRGAYLKGESYAELAERHGVPLNTMRTWLRRSLMKLRECLER
- the msrB gene encoding peptide-methionine (R)-S-oxide reductase MsrB → MNRRDFLLSGAAAIGVVGAAATMLRMGSPQVAQAAEKFEITKTDDEWKAILSPAAFDVLRKQGTEYPGTSPLLNEHRKGIFACAGCDLPVYPSETKFDSGTGWPSFWQEIANGIGKTEDRSLGMTRTEVHCRRCGGHLGHVFDDGPAPTGLRHCINGVALNFKPAAA
- a CDS encoding DHA2 family efflux MFS transporter permease subunit, which encodes MATATITAGAPPARPAVPETISTRRVIAFLAMVFGMFMAILDIQIVSASLAEIQAGLSASSDEIPWVQTAYLIAEVVMIPLSGFLSRMLSTRVLFTIAAAGFTAASALAATATNIDQMIVYRAVQGFIGGGMIPSVFAAAFTIFPPSKRAIVSPMIGLVATLAPTIGPTVGGYISHAFSWHWLFLVNVVPGILVATAAWSLIDFDKPNLKLFNKFDWWGLAGMAAFLGCMEYVLEEGPNNDWLQDQGVFICAIVMTVGAVIFFWRVFTAEEPIVDLRAFSNINFAFGSLFSFVIGIGLYGLTYLYPVFLGRIRGYDSMMIGEALFVSGLAMFITAPISGILSSKMDLRLMMMIGFFGFATGTWWMTHLTADWDFYELLIPQILRGCSMMLCMVPINNIALGTLPPDRLKNASGLFNLTRNLGGAVGLALINTVLIDRNAFHYARLAEHVQWGSAAAQTKLQNMTLNFEQVTGLDATSAAISKLSGMVQQQAALLSFMDVFYMLTVLFATLGLFTMLINKPAAPGGGGGGGH
- a CDS encoding fasciclin domain-containing protein; translated protein: MRRIATLLLAGTIAVSALATAAYAEDPMVGGAAMYAQKNIVENAVNSKDHTTLVAAVKAAGLVETLQGAGPFTVFAPTNEAFAALPAGTVDTLLKPENKDKLTKILACHVIGAKAMAADVASMAKADGGTHKVKTVGGCELSLKAEGGKVTVTDENGNVANVTIADVEQSNGVIHVIDKVLLPKM
- a CDS encoding VOC family protein, encoding MSKMIFVNLPVRDLQAATNFYLAIGGTLNPQFSNDQASSIMFSDSIGVMLLTYQHYSQFTARQIGDPKRDSQMLIALTADSKDEVNAVIEKGVAAGGRADPNPAQDLGFMFNRHIEDPDGNVWEFLWMNPAAMQ
- a CDS encoding anti-sigma factor, which translates into the protein MTLAEDNGPERGGDDLFAAEYVLGVLPVEERQIASRRIDTETDFARLVDGWEVHLSPLAVAYAEVEPPPSVKVAIDRRLFSSTAQTSAAPSAGLWSSLAFWRGLAVAAVAALALYVVVPYVNRPAEQPQARLVASLAADGSDVKYLAVYDSERHEVSLSHVSGTLASGKDFELWMIEGKNAPVSMGVIPAGATAHIGVSPATQQKLAQGAVLAVSLEPSGGSPTGQPTGPVVAAGDLKGI